The following proteins are co-located in the Sporolactobacillus pectinivorans genome:
- a CDS encoding M42 family metallopeptidase encodes MDKQKSLRLIEALSNANGVSGFENEVTSIFSKAVQDFGKVSEDHMRNVIVERGGNSGNKPVVQVDAHSDEVGFMVQAIKPNGTLRFVTIGGWSAITIPAQKVRVRNRDGEYIPAVITSTPPHFMTVEDRKKLPQVADMSIDVGATSAEEVMNDFKIDIGAPVVPDVAFDYLKDKDLLMGKAFDNRIGTACLVDTLQELNGQALDVDVVASLSAQEEVGDRGAQITVRRIKPDLSIVLEGPPADDTVVENYMIQTGMRRGPMLRDYDRSIIVNPGFQAYCLNLAKQKGIKAQRAVRTGGGNDGAAINLYQGTPTVVIGIPVRYAHTPYCYVAFEDYVSALNLVTEILKSLDADRINKF; translated from the coding sequence TTGGACAAGCAGAAGTCTTTAAGATTAATTGAAGCATTATCAAACGCGAACGGTGTTTCAGGCTTCGAGAATGAAGTAACAAGCATCTTTTCAAAAGCTGTACAGGATTTTGGAAAAGTCAGTGAAGATCATATGCGCAATGTTATTGTTGAACGCGGCGGGAACAGTGGAAACAAACCGGTTGTTCAAGTCGACGCGCACAGCGATGAAGTCGGTTTTATGGTCCAGGCCATCAAACCGAATGGAACATTGAGATTTGTGACCATTGGCGGCTGGTCCGCAATCACTATTCCGGCTCAAAAAGTCAGGGTTCGCAATCGGGATGGAGAGTATATCCCGGCAGTGATCACGAGTACACCGCCCCATTTTATGACGGTTGAGGATCGCAAAAAGCTGCCGCAGGTTGCCGATATGTCCATAGATGTCGGCGCTACTTCGGCTGAAGAAGTGATGAATGATTTTAAAATTGATATCGGAGCGCCGGTGGTCCCTGACGTTGCCTTTGACTATCTAAAAGATAAGGATCTGTTAATGGGTAAAGCTTTTGACAATCGGATCGGCACGGCTTGCCTCGTCGATACATTACAGGAACTGAACGGTCAAGCACTTGATGTCGATGTGGTCGCTTCTCTGTCCGCTCAGGAAGAGGTTGGCGATCGGGGGGCGCAGATTACGGTCAGGAGAATTAAGCCGGACTTGTCTATTGTTCTCGAAGGTCCGCCTGCTGATGATACAGTCGTTGAGAATTATATGATTCAAACCGGAATGAGAAGGGGACCGATGCTTCGCGACTATGACCGGTCTATTATTGTGAATCCCGGATTTCAGGCGTACTGTCTGAATCTCGCGAAACAAAAAGGAATCAAAGCTCAGAGGGCGGTAAGAACGGGAGGCGGGAATGACGGCGCGGCGATTAATCTGTATCAGGGGACCCCAACGGTTGTGATCGGTATTCCGGTCAGATATGCGCATACGCCATATTGCTACGTAGCTTTTGAGGATTATGTATCCGCCTTAAATTTGGTGACTGAGATTCTTAAATCTCTTGATGCAGATAGGATTAATAAGTTTTGA
- a CDS encoding TM2 domain-containing protein, which translates to MIHLNLSNEEQLLVNSESEKRGKNIVVAYLLCIFLGDLGIHRFYLGRKGSAIAQLILTITVMGLIVSVVWKIVDLFLIPEIIHENNDQLEEQIVQEVISKRS; encoded by the coding sequence ATGATCCATTTGAATTTGTCAAATGAAGAACAGCTGCTCGTGAACAGTGAATCAGAGAAGCGTGGCAAAAATATTGTCGTTGCTTATCTGCTCTGTATCTTCTTGGGTGACCTGGGCATTCATCGTTTTTATCTTGGGCGCAAAGGTTCAGCCATTGCTCAACTCATTCTGACAATTACCGTTATGGGCCTTATTGTTTCCGTTGTCTGGAAAATTGTCGATCTCTTTCTGATTCCTGAAATCATCCATGAAAATAACGATCAACTTGAAGAACAGATTGTGCAAGAAGTGATCAGTAAAAGATCATGA
- a CDS encoding CopG family transcriptional regulator yields the protein MADTEKITVNMNVVDLGKMDLLIDQGFYSNRTDFIKTAIRNQISVHARDIDQVVTQSSFTIGVAYFNRRTLEKAVAESKKLKITNVGLLIFSDDIDSELALKAIKSVKAFGVLRANPEFKEVLKSGIWDVDER from the coding sequence ATGGCTGATACAGAAAAGATAACCGTTAATATGAATGTTGTTGATTTGGGGAAAATGGATTTGCTGATTGATCAGGGTTTCTATTCTAACAGGACGGATTTTATAAAGACTGCGATCCGAAATCAGATCTCTGTCCATGCCAGAGATATTGATCAAGTAGTCACCCAATCGTCTTTTACGATCGGTGTAGCGTACTTCAATAGAAGAACTCTTGAAAAAGCTGTGGCGGAGAGCAAAAAGCTGAAGATCACAAATGTGGGGTTGCTGATTTTCAGCGATGACATTGACAGTGAGCTGGCACTTAAAGCCATTAAATCTGTTAAGGCTTTTGGTGTGCTTAGAGCAAATCCCGAATTCAAAGAGGTATTAAAGAGCGGGATATGGGATGTAGATGAGAGGTAG
- a CDS encoding MurR/RpiR family transcriptional regulator gives MTKLNVYQYIAENIPKMSKAHLKIARYILENPNTVPFLTVKKLAKLANVSDATIVRFANYLHFSGYVELQQAMQTSVQEQLTTTERLRMTNDVYDEKDLGIREIMKDDIDNIKLLIDRIDVDAFQKTVDTLLKAKRIYIIANRSAVSLGLFLQYYLNIMLDNVELIQSVEKNAEKLNHLSKMDVIIAISFSRYTNTTIKIFSYAKTNGATTIAITDNLLSPLIPYADVALTAPSRIPSFIDSFVAPLSLINALIISIGKEKGNHFYERLEALEKTWQELNVFYHG, from the coding sequence TTGACAAAATTGAACGTATACCAATATATTGCTGAGAATATCCCCAAAATGAGCAAAGCACATCTTAAAATAGCTCGCTATATTTTAGAAAATCCTAATACAGTACCTTTTTTGACCGTGAAAAAGTTAGCCAAACTTGCCAATGTTAGCGATGCAACGATCGTGCGTTTTGCAAATTATTTGCACTTTTCAGGGTATGTTGAACTACAACAAGCCATGCAGACTTCTGTTCAGGAACAATTGACTACAACAGAGAGATTGCGCATGACTAACGATGTTTATGATGAAAAAGATTTGGGTATCCGTGAAATAATGAAAGATGATATAGACAACATTAAATTGTTAATTGATCGCATTGACGTTGATGCTTTCCAGAAAACGGTGGATACATTGCTAAAAGCAAAGCGTATCTATATTATAGCAAATCGAAGTGCGGTATCATTAGGATTATTTCTACAATATTATTTAAATATCATGTTAGATAATGTTGAATTAATACAGTCCGTTGAGAAAAATGCTGAAAAGCTAAATCACCTTTCAAAAATGGATGTGATAATTGCGATAAGTTTTTCACGTTATACAAATACAACTATTAAGATATTTTCGTATGCAAAAACAAACGGGGCAACAACGATAGCTATTACAGATAATTTATTATCACCGCTGATTCCTTATGCAGATGTCGCCTTGACTGCACCCAGCCGGATTCCATCATTTATTGATTCATTTGTCGCACCACTTAGCTTGATCAATGCTCTCATTATCAGTATAGGGAAGGAAAAAGGAAACCATTTCTATGAACGGTTAGAAGCATTGGAGAAAACTTGGCAAGAATTAAATGTTTTTTATCATGGATAA
- a CDS encoding aspartate aminotransferase family protein, whose amino-acid sequence MLENETSELINKTKKSRAYFERARKVIPGGVAANIKYFPPYPITMEKGHGSKLYDLDGNEYIDYLLCNGALIFGHGYPEIISAVEAQMETTGTTIFGTPHCLEAQMAEKIIDFFPSIESVRFTNSGTEATLLATRLAFAYTGKPKIAKFEGHYHGGFDRVLISVNPDISEAGQESSPNAIPDSKGIPDYYVKNTVILPFNDYEATEKILREHSDEIGALIMEPILGGFIPADKLFMEKLRVLTNQLNIVLIMDEVKTGFRMLSGSVQGEFNIKPDITTLGKVLGGGFPIGAVGGKKEIMNMLSPTNGADILAGESKSKNKTDILFHSGTYNGHPVVLKAGLATITELGEKDVMKNLIDHTMLLRKKLEAVYRKHDIPMQTIGMGSIFNVVLTDHPVHNYRDMAYANMNLRKEIDYKLLELGIYVKPLTRYSVSCVHDIDDINKTVEAHEIALSYFS is encoded by the coding sequence ATGTTGGAGAATGAAACATCAGAGTTAATAAATAAAACAAAAAAATCTAGAGCCTATTTTGAACGTGCACGTAAAGTCATCCCCGGAGGAGTAGCTGCAAATATCAAGTATTTTCCTCCATATCCAATCACGATGGAGAAGGGGCATGGCAGTAAGTTGTATGATCTTGATGGTAATGAATATATTGACTACCTGCTTTGCAATGGGGCACTGATTTTTGGCCATGGATACCCTGAAATTATTTCAGCTGTTGAAGCGCAAATGGAGACAACAGGAACGACAATTTTTGGGACACCTCACTGTTTGGAAGCTCAGATGGCTGAGAAAATTATTGATTTTTTTCCGAGTATAGAAAGTGTCAGGTTTACTAATTCTGGTACAGAAGCAACTCTGTTGGCCACTCGACTCGCGTTCGCTTATACAGGGAAACCAAAAATAGCTAAATTCGAAGGTCATTATCACGGCGGCTTTGATCGTGTCTTGATCAGTGTAAACCCAGATATTTCAGAAGCAGGGCAAGAATCATCACCAAATGCAATTCCAGATTCAAAAGGTATACCTGACTATTATGTTAAAAATACTGTAATCCTGCCCTTCAATGATTATGAGGCTACTGAGAAGATTCTTCGGGAACACTCAGATGAAATCGGGGCTTTGATCATGGAACCCATACTTGGTGGTTTTATTCCTGCTGACAAGTTGTTTATGGAAAAATTACGCGTATTAACAAATCAATTGAATATTGTGCTTATCATGGATGAGGTAAAGACTGGTTTTCGTATGCTTTCAGGTAGTGTGCAAGGGGAATTTAATATCAAGCCCGATATTACAACACTAGGCAAGGTCTTGGGTGGCGGATTTCCAATCGGTGCAGTCGGTGGGAAAAAAGAAATAATGAACATGCTATCGCCGACTAATGGGGCGGACATTCTTGCCGGTGAGTCCAAAAGTAAGAATAAAACGGATATTTTGTTTCACAGCGGAACCTATAATGGCCATCCAGTTGTACTTAAAGCCGGCTTAGCAACCATTACAGAATTGGGAGAAAAGGATGTCATGAAAAATCTCATAGATCATACAATGCTGTTGCGCAAAAAACTTGAGGCAGTCTATCGAAAACACGACATCCCTATGCAAACCATTGGGATGGGCAGCATATTCAATGTTGTTTTAACGGATCATCCTGTCCATAACTATCGAGATATGGCCTATGCAAACATGAACTTGAGAAAAGAAATTGATTATAAACTGTTAGAATTGGGAATTTATGTAAAACCGCTAACTCGATATTCTGTGTCCTGCGTCCACGATATTGATGATATTAATAAAACAGTTGAAGCTCATGAGATTGCTTTATCATATTTTTCGTAA
- the aguB gene encoding N-carbamoylputrescine amidase, whose product MRKVKVAATQMSCSWTLDENIAKAESLVRAAAKKGAQVILLQELFETPYFCQKEKVDYYALAEELEKNRAVNHFSRIARELRVVLPLSFYEKKNNALYNALAMIDADGTVLGTYRKSHIPDGPGYEEKFYFNPGDTGFKVWQTRYGKIGAGICWDQWFPESARCMALMGAELLFYPTAIGSEPYDASIDSKDHWQACMLGHAAANLMPVIASNRIGTETDEDSKITFYGSSFIAGPQGSKIVEADRTSETVLTAEFDLDQLQTQRFEWGIFRDRRPDLYGVITSYDGKVKFR is encoded by the coding sequence ATGAGAAAAGTTAAAGTGGCGGCTACGCAGATGAGTTGTTCTTGGACGCTTGATGAAAATATCGCTAAAGCCGAGTCGCTTGTACGTGCAGCCGCCAAAAAGGGTGCTCAAGTCATTTTACTTCAGGAATTATTTGAGACTCCTTATTTTTGCCAAAAGGAAAAGGTTGATTATTATGCGCTGGCGGAGGAATTGGAAAAAAACCGGGCAGTGAATCACTTCAGCCGGATCGCCCGGGAGCTTCGGGTCGTTCTTCCACTCAGTTTTTATGAAAAGAAAAACAACGCGCTCTATAATGCATTGGCCATGATTGATGCGGACGGAACAGTGCTTGGAACATATCGGAAAAGCCATATTCCGGACGGGCCGGGCTATGAAGAAAAGTTTTATTTCAATCCCGGAGATACCGGATTTAAAGTCTGGCAAACCCGGTATGGGAAAATCGGCGCGGGCATCTGCTGGGATCAATGGTTTCCGGAATCGGCGAGATGCATGGCGCTGATGGGTGCCGAACTGCTTTTCTATCCGACGGCAATCGGCTCCGAACCGTACGATGCGTCGATTGATTCAAAAGATCACTGGCAGGCATGCATGCTTGGCCATGCGGCGGCTAATCTCATGCCCGTGATTGCGTCAAACAGGATCGGCACAGAGACTGATGAAGACTCCAAAATCACATTTTACGGCTCATCGTTTATCGCCGGTCCGCAGGGCAGCAAAATAGTCGAGGCGGACAGAACAAGCGAAACCGTGCTGACCGCTGAATTCGATCTGGATCAGCTTCAGACCCAGAGATTTGAGTGGGGCATTTTCCGTGACCGGCGGCCGGATTTGTATGGCGTGATCACGTCCTATGACGGGAAAGTAAAGTTTCGATGA
- a CDS encoding MarR family winged helix-turn-helix transcriptional regulator, which produces MNKLDLMSDQQFLFGFIFVAANRMDTLLEREFKKFDVTTKQWFLSIVIDNLFDEPPTIKDAAKEMGSSHQNVKQIALKLEQKGLLLLERDKNDGRAIRIKLTERSKDFWGKLREEGTAFTQALFRDVNQDDLSAARRAMQKVLENIRFMDKGE; this is translated from the coding sequence TTGAACAAACTCGACCTGATGTCAGATCAGCAATTTCTTTTTGGCTTTATTTTTGTCGCGGCGAATCGCATGGATACGCTGCTTGAGCGGGAATTCAAAAAGTTTGACGTAACGACAAAGCAGTGGTTTCTGTCGATTGTGATTGACAATCTGTTTGATGAACCGCCAACAATCAAAGACGCGGCGAAGGAGATGGGGAGCTCCCATCAGAATGTGAAACAGATCGCTTTAAAACTGGAACAAAAGGGATTGCTGCTTCTTGAAAGAGACAAAAACGATGGGCGCGCCATCCGGATCAAACTGACTGAACGGAGCAAGGATTTCTGGGGGAAACTGAGAGAAGAAGGAACGGCCTTTACTCAGGCTTTGTTCAGAGACGTCAATCAAGACGATCTGAGTGCGGCGAGGCGAGCAATGCAGAAGGTGCTGGAGAATATTAGATTTATGGATAAAGGAGAATGA
- a CDS encoding tetratricopeptide repeat protein has translation MEDLMIDSTLKVTLVDSDSELAFSIAVDGSPVSFRKRFHRRVFIQFFSEPGNRPLHVQDVLKKDTYQNGEGEFDYSLALRKNNMDVSIPYTLFAPFHFGDLIAMRINLENSTTGAIAAFASLSLIGTKAGKLVQNNVMLMEEYLRSGIPEEELIQKIWYWMGINAGRKTSLERSIRLLKELAEKGSANAAGKLHELYNDGRLVSKDKNESGKWLQCLEQIKRDSALSIGEKGPVAIPEKIIDDASLEKCEQLAEAGYPEAKWLLYIFSCSPQGQSYNRDLAFSWLKSAAEDGVQRAVRVLAEAFQKNYGFISKEHAEDYLSVLRKAADTKQPLAEYLLYQIYNDGLCLGQSIQKDKKRAHSMLRAAAEDGSIEAAYDLWEAYEHGNQFLTDPKDAWEWLKLAADHGFPAAEERIGDLYIDGKGVVKDNEEGFSYMSKAADHNNWDAQLKIYQCYNHGFYKDVLFEKDHDQAFSLLRKYAEAGNPKACLLIVDKYEHGNQMLMEHREVIRYLENSAGSGYAPAMYRLANVLLDGFYVRPDTNKAKKLLDEAAGNGFPEAQFALYQYYVSGYKSLKNVQPNRERAYKWLLKAAQSSPEAQYEIWVLGNSEENADLDIPAQDAMDYLFRSAAQNYSPAIYQVGMAYGKGLGVDRNPKRGIELIGKAVSLHNPEAMYTLAEMRSKGEFDGEAVKQDSEEGIHYLLLSAELGYPPACARIQKFYSDGSLPEESELWLKDMMEKAEFPANNQQASVSVSNGEAAAAIQKNK, from the coding sequence ATGGAAGATTTAATGATTGACAGCACGCTGAAAGTAACTTTGGTCGATAGTGATTCGGAACTGGCGTTTTCTATTGCTGTGGATGGTTCGCCCGTATCCTTTAGGAAAAGGTTTCACCGAAGAGTTTTCATTCAGTTTTTCAGTGAACCGGGAAATCGTCCGCTTCATGTTCAGGATGTGCTGAAAAAGGACACTTATCAGAACGGTGAAGGGGAATTTGATTATTCTCTGGCGCTGCGCAAGAACAATATGGATGTCTCAATCCCTTATACTCTTTTCGCACCTTTTCACTTTGGTGACCTGATTGCTATGCGCATTAATCTGGAAAATTCAACTACAGGTGCTATTGCCGCCTTCGCGAGTCTCTCTTTGATCGGGACGAAAGCAGGAAAACTGGTTCAGAATAATGTCATGCTGATGGAGGAATACCTGAGAAGCGGTATACCTGAAGAAGAACTGATTCAGAAGATTTGGTATTGGATGGGAATCAATGCCGGTCGAAAAACATCGCTGGAGCGCAGTATTAGACTCTTGAAAGAACTTGCTGAGAAAGGTTCGGCCAATGCGGCCGGAAAATTGCACGAGCTATATAATGATGGCCGCCTTGTTTCCAAGGATAAAAATGAATCGGGCAAGTGGCTTCAGTGCCTGGAACAGATCAAAAGAGATTCAGCGCTTTCGATCGGAGAAAAAGGGCCTGTAGCTATTCCGGAAAAGATTATCGATGACGCTTCACTTGAAAAATGTGAACAGCTGGCTGAAGCGGGTTATCCGGAGGCTAAATGGCTTCTTTACATATTCAGTTGTTCGCCGCAGGGTCAATCGTACAACAGAGATCTGGCTTTTTCCTGGCTAAAATCTGCTGCCGAAGACGGCGTGCAACGGGCGGTCCGCGTCCTGGCTGAAGCTTTTCAAAAGAATTATGGATTCATTTCTAAAGAGCACGCGGAAGATTATCTGTCGGTGTTAAGAAAAGCCGCAGATACGAAGCAGCCGCTGGCTGAATATTTGCTTTATCAAATCTATAACGACGGACTCTGCCTGGGCCAGAGCATTCAAAAAGATAAAAAGCGCGCTCATTCCATGCTGCGCGCCGCAGCAGAAGATGGCAGCATCGAAGCGGCATATGACCTGTGGGAGGCTTATGAACACGGAAATCAGTTTCTGACTGACCCGAAAGATGCGTGGGAATGGCTGAAACTGGCGGCCGACCATGGTTTTCCGGCCGCAGAAGAGCGAATCGGGGATCTTTACATTGATGGCAAAGGTGTAGTAAAGGATAACGAAGAGGGTTTCTCCTACATGAGCAAAGCTGCCGACCATAATAACTGGGATGCGCAGTTGAAGATTTATCAATGCTATAATCATGGATTTTATAAGGACGTTTTGTTTGAAAAGGACCATGATCAGGCATTTAGCCTGCTCAGAAAATATGCTGAAGCCGGTAATCCGAAAGCATGCCTTCTGATTGTGGACAAGTATGAACATGGGAATCAGATGCTGATGGAACATCGGGAAGTAATCCGCTATCTGGAAAACTCCGCAGGGAGCGGTTATGCACCGGCTATGTACAGACTAGCCAATGTATTGCTGGATGGATTCTACGTGCGTCCGGATACAAACAAAGCAAAAAAATTGCTGGATGAAGCGGCAGGCAATGGATTTCCGGAAGCGCAGTTCGCTCTTTACCAGTATTATGTTTCAGGCTATAAATCCTTAAAAAATGTACAACCGAACAGGGAACGGGCTTATAAATGGCTTCTGAAGGCAGCCCAGTCTTCTCCGGAGGCACAGTACGAGATTTGGGTGCTTGGGAACAGCGAGGAAAATGCCGATTTGGATATTCCGGCACAGGATGCTATGGACTATCTTTTCCGCAGTGCGGCTCAGAATTACAGCCCCGCTATTTACCAGGTGGGGATGGCCTATGGCAAAGGACTCGGCGTTGACAGAAATCCGAAACGCGGGATCGAATTGATTGGGAAGGCCGTTTCACTTCATAATCCTGAAGCGATGTACACATTAGCGGAGATGCGGAGCAAAGGGGAATTCGATGGAGAAGCTGTGAAACAGGACTCGGAAGAGGGCATTCATTATTTACTGCTTTCGGCGGAACTTGGTTATCCGCCGGCCTGCGCGCGCATTCAAAAATTCTACTCTGACGGATCTCTGCCTGAAGAATCAGAGCTCTGGTTGAAAGACATGATGGAAAAAGCGGAGTTCCCAGCTAACAACCAGCAGGCATCTGTATCTGTCAGTAACGGTGAAGCGGCGGCAGCGATACAGAAAAACAAGTAG
- a CDS encoding DNA-deoxyinosine glycosylase, whose product MGNKSKLHFSMKPIIGAGARVLILGSMPGHISLVKQQYYANPRNQFWRIMRTLLGREAEFIDYDDKCAFLKRQRIALWDTIHQCTREGSLDSAIRDEEPNKIFGLLQEYPEVRLIAFNGTKSFAVFRKYFKTIPIGNRDLVCLPSTSPTPGRYSKTFGEKLAVWQIIKDYLK is encoded by the coding sequence TTGGGGAACAAATCAAAGCTTCATTTTTCTATGAAACCCATTATCGGGGCAGGCGCCCGTGTCCTTATTTTAGGTTCGATGCCCGGCCACATTTCTTTAGTGAAACAGCAGTATTATGCGAACCCGCGAAATCAGTTCTGGCGAATCATGCGCACTCTCCTTGGCAGAGAGGCGGAGTTTATTGATTATGACGATAAATGCGCTTTTCTTAAGCGTCAACGGATTGCACTTTGGGATACGATTCATCAGTGTACGAGGGAAGGGAGCCTGGATTCGGCAATCCGAGATGAGGAACCAAATAAGATTTTCGGCCTTTTACAGGAGTATCCGGAGGTCCGTCTGATTGCCTTTAACGGCACGAAATCTTTTGCGGTATTCCGGAAATATTTTAAAACAATCCCAATAGGTAATCGGGATTTGGTTTGCTTACCTTCGACCAGTCCGACTCCGGGCAGATATTCGAAAACATTTGGTGAAAAACTGGCGGTCTGGCAAATCATAAAAGACTATTTGAAATAA
- a CDS encoding agmatine deiminase family protein encodes MYPAEFGFRMPAEWEVHERTFISWPVRESMCYPENYERVCSGYANFARAVAEFEPVTIIVNPNEAEQVEDLFSCSDITVLPIPHDDSWIRDNGPTFLIDSKGSRSGINWRFNAWGEKYRPWDLDDRVAAAVLEHFHVRQFDSPLVLEGGSIHVDGAGTLLTTEQCLLNPNRNPQLDRERIENELKKFLNIQKVIWLKNGLSGDETDGHVDNIACFAAPGKVLIQVCDDPCDDNCAITRENLGILEQETDAAGRKIEVIPIPQPPERKFQDSRLTLSYLNFYLCNDGVILPVFGREAEKTDHEAEKILSRAFPDRRIKTIDGMAIIKEGGNIHCSTQQMPAVQRGGHT; translated from the coding sequence ATGTATCCAGCAGAATTTGGCTTCCGGATGCCGGCAGAGTGGGAGGTGCATGAGCGCACATTCATTTCATGGCCGGTTCGCGAGTCCATGTGTTATCCCGAAAATTATGAGCGCGTCTGCAGTGGTTATGCCAATTTTGCGCGTGCAGTGGCTGAATTTGAGCCGGTCACGATTATTGTTAATCCAAACGAAGCGGAGCAGGTCGAGGATTTGTTCAGCTGTTCGGATATCACGGTGCTTCCGATTCCGCACGATGACTCCTGGATCCGTGACAACGGTCCGACTTTTCTGATTGACAGTAAAGGGAGCCGGTCGGGGATCAACTGGCGGTTCAATGCCTGGGGGGAAAAATACAGACCATGGGATCTGGACGATCGGGTCGCTGCAGCCGTACTGGAACATTTTCACGTACGCCAGTTTGATTCACCGCTCGTACTTGAGGGTGGATCGATTCACGTCGACGGAGCAGGAACACTGCTTACGACAGAGCAATGCCTGCTCAATCCAAACCGTAATCCGCAGCTTGACCGTGAGCGGATTGAGAACGAACTCAAAAAATTTCTAAATATACAAAAAGTGATCTGGTTGAAAAACGGTCTGAGTGGGGATGAAACAGATGGCCATGTGGACAATATCGCCTGTTTTGCCGCTCCCGGGAAAGTGCTCATCCAGGTTTGTGATGATCCGTGCGATGATAATTGTGCGATTACCCGTGAAAATCTCGGGATACTGGAACAGGAGACGGATGCGGCCGGACGAAAAATAGAAGTAATCCCAATTCCTCAGCCTCCTGAAAGAAAATTTCAGGACAGCAGACTGACACTGAGTTATTTGAATTTTTATCTCTGCAACGATGGAGTTATTCTCCCGGTCTTTGGCAGAGAGGCCGAAAAGACAGATCATGAGGCAGAAAAAATTCTGAGCCGGGCATTTCCGGATCGCAGGATCAAGACCATAGACGGTATGGCGATCATTAAAGAAGGCGGCAATATACACTGCTCAACACAGCAGATGCCGGCCGTACAAAGAGGTGGACACACATGA
- a CDS encoding VOC family protein, translating to MFVELADYFFSKKFGWVQDQFGISWQLICHDNRFADGNLPG from the coding sequence GTGTTCGTGGAGCTGGCTGATTATTTTTTTAGCAAAAAATTTGGCTGGGTTCAGGATCAGTTCGGTATTTCATGGCAATTAATCTGCCATGATAATCGATTTGCTGACGGAAATTTGCCGGGTTAA
- a CDS encoding VanW family protein, with amino-acid sequence MIQWIMAGFILLAQPATLPDSLTITEQGHVVTQVNRKDFTTFFPGTPMIDSRKYQQFICTLDRKIDQSPVNARIDDQGTIIPGRKGRRLHRQAFRDQFNSYFFGRGAAEIEVPVLETYPKVDSELLAHIRVRQISHYATSFNPGNKSRSHNIALAVRSIDNYVVFPNETFSFNRVVGRRTTQKGYLPAPIIVKGEYSEGVGGGICQVSSTLFNAADSAGLRIIQRYSHSKRVAYVPPGRDATVSWYGPDFRFQNKYNQPVLIRAKTYGGSILFTLYSSDVINVRPRKVPNTSEVQPDEMQAAHSNT; translated from the coding sequence ATGATTCAATGGATAATGGCCGGATTTATACTGCTTGCCCAGCCCGCCACCCTTCCGGACAGCCTGACCATAACCGAACAGGGACACGTGGTGACACAAGTCAACCGTAAGGATTTTACAACATTCTTCCCCGGTACCCCAATGATTGACAGCAGAAAATATCAGCAGTTTATCTGCACCCTTGACCGGAAAATTGATCAGTCCCCGGTAAATGCCCGGATCGACGACCAGGGAACCATCATTCCTGGAAGAAAAGGCCGCAGACTACACAGACAGGCATTCAGAGATCAGTTCAACAGCTACTTTTTCGGCCGTGGCGCAGCCGAAATTGAAGTACCTGTCCTTGAGACTTATCCTAAAGTCGACAGCGAGCTGCTCGCCCATATCCGGGTGCGGCAGATCAGCCATTATGCCACTTCTTTTAATCCCGGCAATAAAAGCCGTTCACATAATATCGCTCTTGCAGTCCGGTCGATTGACAACTACGTGGTCTTTCCAAATGAGACGTTCTCGTTCAATCGGGTCGTGGGAAGGAGGACAACCCAAAAAGGGTATCTGCCTGCCCCCATTATCGTCAAAGGTGAGTACTCTGAGGGCGTAGGTGGCGGCATCTGTCAGGTTTCATCCACCCTTTTCAATGCGGCCGACAGTGCAGGACTGCGCATCATCCAGCGCTATTCCCACAGCAAGCGTGTCGCCTACGTTCCGCCCGGACGTGACGCCACTGTCAGCTGGTACGGTCCCGACTTCCGTTTTCAGAACAAATATAACCAACCGGTTCTGATCCGCGCAAAGACATACGGCGGGAGCATCCTTTTTACACTGTACTCTTCTGATGTGATTAATGTCAGACCCAGGAAAGTTCCCAACACCTCAGAAGTTCAGCCAGATGAAATGCAAGCGGCTCATTCGAATACATGA